Proteins from one Malania oleifera isolate guangnan ecotype guangnan chromosome 4, ASM2987363v1, whole genome shotgun sequence genomic window:
- the LOC131153595 gene encoding late embryogenesis abundant protein 47 has protein sequence MCRHDDKPIFCFLNKRPLSNCLLLLAHITLVHNFHLTSLSFHLLTPQNLTLFLPESDPSLPPPLKMSQEQPRRPESQQEAAVYGNSTGEIQVCGEVGHYSPPAPLAPPSTFEQSGRITIGEALEATALTAGRKTVDMSDAAAIQAAEVRATGRTIITPGGLAAAAQSAATLNARTARDEEKTKLADILADATSKLPMDKPATRKDAEGVISAELRNNPNLVTHPGGVAASVAAAARLNQNQKN, from the exons ATGTGCCGCCACGACGACAAACCCATATTCTGCTTCCTAAACAAACGCCCGCTTTCAAACTGCCTGCTTCTCCTCGCACATATAACTCTCGTTCACAACTTCCATTTAACTTCTCTCTCTTTTCATCTTCTCACACCTCAAAATCTTACACTTTTCTTGCCAGAATCTGACCCATCGCTACCACCACCGCTCAAAATGAGCCAGGAGCAGCCACGGAGGCCTGAATCTCAGCAGGAAGCAGCTGTGTATGGCAACAGCACTGGCGAGATTCAAGTTTGTGGAGAG GTTGGGCATTACAGCCCACCAGCGCCCCTAGCACCACCATCCACCTTCGAGCAAAGTGGTAGGATCACCATAGGTGAAGCACTTGAAGCAACAGCCCTCACCGCCGGGCGCAAGACAGTTGATATGAGTGATGCTGCTGCTATACAAGCTGCAGAGGTGAGAGCCACTGGCCGCACCATCATCACCCCAGGTGGCCTCGCTGCAGCTGCCCAATCAGCAGCAACCCTCAATGCCCGCACTGCAAGagatgaggaaaagactaaactTGCAGACATTCTTGCG GATGCAACTTCAAAGTTGCCGATGGATAAACCAGCAACGAGGAAGGATGCTGAAGGGGTTATCAGTGCAGAGCTGAGGAACAATCCAAACCTGGTTACCCATCCTGGCGGTGTGGCTGCTTCTGTGGCTGCTGCTGCAAGGCTTAACCAGAACCAGAAGAATTGA